Proteins co-encoded in one Arachis stenosperma cultivar V10309 chromosome 7, arast.V10309.gnm1.PFL2, whole genome shotgun sequence genomic window:
- the LOC130941862 gene encoding transcription factor bHLH68-like isoform X2 has translation MMGGNPNPNWWNIPQHHHHHHQYLVCSTGEDDYSHINMNMNMNMLDFTYSKKLPPSPPAVSYKCNSSRISTNKNKNKKGRVSSQQHLIKVRKEKLGDRITSLHQLVSPFGKTDTASVLLEAIGYIGFLHSQIQALTSPYLDNTNNPHSVIDGEDSKNQEKDLKSRGLCLVPISCTQHVGTQDNHHAADYWPSPFATGF, from the exons ATGATGGGTGGGAACCCTAACCCTAACTGGTGGAATATCcctcaacatcatcatcatcatcatcagtaTCTTGTTTGCAGCACTGGGGAAGATGACTATTCACACATCAACATGAACATGAACATGAACATGCTAGATTTCACTTATAGCAAGAAGCTACCACCATCACCACCAGCAGTATCCTACAAG TGTAATAGTAGTAGAATTAGCACtaacaagaacaagaacaagaaagGTAGGGTTTCAAGCCAACAACATCTCATCAAGGTGAGAAAGGAGAAGCTTGGTGATAGAATCACATCCCTTCATCAACTTGTTTCTCCATTTGGAAAG ACTGACACAGCTTCCGTTCTATTGGAAGCAATTGGATATATAGGATTCCTTCACTCTCAAATTCAGGCACTGACCTCTCCTTATTTGGACAACACCAATAATCCACACTCTGTAATT GATGGAGAAGATAGTAAGAATCAAGAAAAGGACTTGAAGAGTAGAGGCTTGTGCTTGGTTCCAATATCATGCACCCAACATGTTGGAACTCAAGATAATCATCATGCTGCCGATTACTGGCCATCACCATTTGCCACCGGATTTTAA
- the LOC130941862 gene encoding transcription factor bHLH68-like isoform X3 codes for MMGGNPNPNWWNIPQHHHHHHQYLVCSTGEDDYSHINMNMNMNMLDFTYSKKLPPSPPAVSYKCNSSRISTNKNKNKKGRVSSQQHLIKVRKEKLGDRITSLHQLVSPFGKTDTASVLLEAIGYIGFLHSQIQALTSPYLDNTNNPHSVISNRMEKIVRIKKRT; via the exons ATGATGGGTGGGAACCCTAACCCTAACTGGTGGAATATCcctcaacatcatcatcatcatcatcagtaTCTTGTTTGCAGCACTGGGGAAGATGACTATTCACACATCAACATGAACATGAACATGAACATGCTAGATTTCACTTATAGCAAGAAGCTACCACCATCACCACCAGCAGTATCCTACAAG TGTAATAGTAGTAGAATTAGCACtaacaagaacaagaacaagaaagGTAGGGTTTCAAGCCAACAACATCTCATCAAGGTGAGAAAGGAGAAGCTTGGTGATAGAATCACATCCCTTCATCAACTTGTTTCTCCATTTGGAAAG ACTGACACAGCTTCCGTTCTATTGGAAGCAATTGGATATATAGGATTCCTTCACTCTCAAATTCAGGCACTGACCTCTCCTTATTTGGACAACACCAATAATCCACACTCTGTAATT TCAAACAGGATGGAGAAGATAGTAAGAATCAAGAAAAGGACTTGA
- the LOC130941862 gene encoding transcription factor bHLH133-like isoform X1 — protein sequence MMGGNPNPNWWNIPQHHHHHHQYLVCSTGEDDYSHINMNMNMNMLDFTYSKKLPPSPPAVSYKCNSSRISTNKNKNKKGRVSSQQHLIKVRKEKLGDRITSLHQLVSPFGKTDTASVLLEAIGYIGFLHSQIQALTSPYLDNTNNPHSVIIIVKQDGEDSKNQEKDLKSRGLCLVPISCTQHVGTQDNHHAADYWPSPFATGF from the exons ATGATGGGTGGGAACCCTAACCCTAACTGGTGGAATATCcctcaacatcatcatcatcatcatcagtaTCTTGTTTGCAGCACTGGGGAAGATGACTATTCACACATCAACATGAACATGAACATGAACATGCTAGATTTCACTTATAGCAAGAAGCTACCACCATCACCACCAGCAGTATCCTACAAG TGTAATAGTAGTAGAATTAGCACtaacaagaacaagaacaagaaagGTAGGGTTTCAAGCCAACAACATCTCATCAAGGTGAGAAAGGAGAAGCTTGGTGATAGAATCACATCCCTTCATCAACTTGTTTCTCCATTTGGAAAG ACTGACACAGCTTCCGTTCTATTGGAAGCAATTGGATATATAGGATTCCTTCACTCTCAAATTCAGGCACTGACCTCTCCTTATTTGGACAACACCAATAATCCACACTCTGTAATT ATAATAGTCAAACAGGATGGAGAAGATAGTAAGAATCAAGAAAAGGACTTGAAGAGTAGAGGCTTGTGCTTGGTTCCAATATCATGCACCCAACATGTTGGAACTCAAGATAATCATCATGCTGCCGATTACTGGCCATCACCATTTGCCACCGGATTTTAA
- the LOC130941384 gene encoding auxin-responsive protein IAA27-like: MSTPLEHDYIGLAEKKKIPSSSSSSSSEDGKTFKETELRLGLPGSESPERKPLSGVSLSLFGNLNNNNNVMNHHVHVAGAKRGFSDAIDAKWAFSDAHGSDSDLGKPSALFSPRGSGNVVGKPPLDPKTISTQQGNSINTPASASQSIKESKPLQEKNPQLPATNEHASAPASKAQVVGWPPIRSFRKNTMASNLTKNNDEAEGKPGFGCLYVKVSMDGAPYLRKVDLKTYSNYKELSSALEKMFSCFTIGQCNSPGLPGKDGLSESSLRDLLHGSEYVLTYEDKDGDWMLVGDVPWEMFTDSCRRLRIMKGSEAIGLAPRAVEKSKSQN; encoded by the exons ATGTCTACACCTTTGGAACATGATTACATAGGCTtagcagagaagaagaagataccttcatcatcatcttcttcttcttctgaagaTGGAAAGACCTTCAAGGAGACTGAGTTAAGGCTTGGCCTACCAGGTTCTGAGTCTCCAGAGAGAAAACCACTTTCTGgggtctctctctctctatttgGGAACctcaataacaacaacaatgtcATGAACCACCATGTCCATGTGGCTGGTGCTAAGAGAGGCTTTTCTGATGCCATTGATGCTAAATGGGCTTTCTCTGATGCTCATGGATCTGACTCTGACTTGGGAAAACCTTCTGCTTTGTTTTCACCAAGAGGATCAGGGAATGTTGTTGGAAAGCCTCCATTGGACCCCAAAACCATTAGCACCCAGCAAGGAAATTCCATTAACACCCCTGCTTCTGCTTCACAATCCATCAAAGAGTCCAAGCCTCTTCAGGAAAAGAACCCTCAACTTCCTGCTACTAATGAACATGCTAGTGCTCCTGCTTCTAA GGCACAGGTTGTGGGGTGGCCACCAATTCGATCGTTTCGAAAGAACACCATGGCCTCTAATTTGACAAAGAACAATGATGAAGCTGAAGGGAAACCGGGATTTGGTTGTTTGTATGTGAAGGTAAGCATGGATGGTGCTCCTTATCTAAGAAAGGTTGATCTcaaaacctacagcaactataAGGAACTTTCTTCAGCTCTTGAGAAGATGTTTAGCTGCTTCACCATTG GTCAGTGCAACTCTCCTGGGCTGCCTGGAAAAGATGGATTAAGTGAGAGCTCTTTGAGGGATCTTCTCCATGGCTCTGAATATGTTCTTACTTATGAAGACAAGGATGGAGATTGGATGCTTGTGGGAGATGTTCCTTGGGA GATGTTCACTGACTCATGCAGGAGACTGAGGATCATGAAAGGGTCTGAGGCAATTGGACTAG CTCCAAGAGCAGTGGAAAAATCAAAGAGCCAAAACTAG
- the LOC130940549 gene encoding peroxisome biogenesis protein 2, protein MDREPPSSSGGTAVTGTTAPTESSSAPPQDAWIHTYNSFLPLWPSLSHSPQSTIPITISRVNQVDAARLDVEMSAMLKEQLVKVFSLMKPGMLFQYEAELDAFLEFLIWRFSIWVDKPTPGIALMNLRYRNERATESRQKVRTGLEGPGLTVAQKLWYCIATVGGQYIWARLQSFSAFRRWGDTEQRSLAQRIWILLQRVEGIYRAASFGNLLIFLCTGRYRNLIERALRARLVYGSPNMNRAVSFEYMNRQLVWNEFSEMLLLLLPLLNSSSVRNLFRPFSKDKSSSSAEDDTLCPICRATPTIPFVAIPCQHRYCYYCLRTRWAAAPSYRCSRCSEPVSAMQRHGGAPTE, encoded by the exons ATGGACAGAGAGCCACCGTCCTCGAGTGGCGGCACTGCCGTCACTGGAACCACTGCTCCAACAGAATCATCATCAGCACCGCCACAAGATGCTTGGATTCACACATACAATTCCTTTCTCCCTCTCTGGCCCTCTCTCTCCCACTCTCCTCAG TCTACGATTCCGATTACGATATCGAGAGTTAACCAGGTTGATGCTGCAAGATTGGATGTGGAAATGTCCGCCATGTTGAAAGAGCAGCTTGTTAAAGTCTTCTCTTTAATGAAG CCAGGAATGTTATTTCAGTATGAGGCCGAGCTTGATGCTTTCCTTGAGTTCCTTATTTGGCGCTTCTCAATTTGGGTAGATAAGCCTACTCCAGGGATTGCTCTCATGAATCTCAGGTACAGGAATGAGCGCGCAACCGAATCCAGACAAAAAG TTAGAACTGGTTTGGAGGGACCAGGACTTACTGTAGCTCAGAAACTTTGGTATTGTATTGCCACTGTTGGTGGTCAGTATATTTGGGCTCGTCTACAATCTTTCTCTGCTTTTCGAAGATGGGGTGATACTGAGCAG AGGTCATTAGCACAGCGTATATGGATCTTGCTACAACGCGTAGAAGGAATTTATAGAGCTGCTTCATTTGGAAACTTGTTGATTTTTCTTTGTACTGGAAG GTATAGAAATCTTATTGAAAGAGCCTTACGAGCAAGGCTTGTATATGGGAGCCCGAATATGAATCGCGCAGTTAGCTTTGAGTATATGAACCGACAACTAGTTTGGAATGAATTCTCG GAAATGTTGTTGCTGCTTCTTCCTCTACTTAACTCATCGTCTGTTAGAAATCTCTTTCGACCATTTTCTAAGGACAAATCTTCAAGTTCAGCTGAGGACGACACACTATGTCCCATTTGCCGGGCTACTCCAACCATTCCTTTTGTTGCAATTCCTTGTCAGCATAG ATACTGTTACTACTGTCTTCGGACGCGATGGGCTGCTGCTCCATCATATAGGTGTTCGAGGTGCAGTGAGCCAGTTAGTGCGATGCAGCGGCATGGTGGTGCCCCAACGGAATGA